A window from Balearica regulorum gibbericeps isolate bBalReg1 chromosome 1, bBalReg1.pri, whole genome shotgun sequence encodes these proteins:
- the PDE9A gene encoding high affinity cGMP-specific 3',5'-cyclic phosphodiesterase 9A isoform X3 — MLEKKVELEGLKVVEIEKCKSDIKKMREEMAARNSRTNCPCKYSFLDENKRPTPRRDVPSYPKYMLSQETIEALRKPTFDVWLWEPNEMLSCLEHMYHDLGLVKDFNINPITLKRWLLCIHDNYRNNPFHNFRHCFCVTQMMYSMISLCSLQEKFSQIDILILMTAAVCHDLDHPGYNNTYQINARTELAVRYNDISPLENHHCAVAFQIISQPEYNIFSNVDQDQFKQIRQGIITLILATDMARHAEILDSFKEKMENFDYSNEEHMTCLKMVLIKCCDISNEVRPMEVAEPWVDCLLEEYFMQSDREKSEGLPVAPFMDRDKVTKPTAQIGFLKFVLIPMFETVTKLFPEVEEVMLQPLWESRDRYEELKQIDDAMKELQKKKSENLTTGSTDK; from the exons ATGCTGGAGAAAAAGGTTGAAT TGGAAGGCCTGAAAGTAGTGGAGATTGAGAAATGCAAGAGTGACATTAAAAAGATGAGGGAGGAAATGGCAGCAAGAAACAGCAG gaCTAACTGTCCCTGCAAGTACAGCTTTTTGGACGAAAACAAGAGGCCGACTCCCCGGCGGGATGTACCATCCTACCCAAAG TACATGCTGTCCCAGGAGACCATTGAAGCACTTCGGAAACCAACCTTTGACGTCTGGCTGTGGGAGCCCAATGAG ATGCTGAGTTGTTTGGAACATATGTACCATGATCTTGGGTTGGTAAAAGACTTCAACATCAATCCTATCACGTTAAAAAGGTGGTTG ctgtgtaTTCATGACAATTACAGAAACAACCCCTTTCATAATTTCCGGCACTGCTTCTGTGTGACCCAGATGATGTACAGCATGATATCGCTCTGCAGCCTCCAG gAGAAATTTTCCCAAATTGACATCTTGATTCTCATGACTGCAGCAGTATGCCATGACTTGGACCATCCAGGCTATAACAATAC CTATCAGATAAACGCACGAACTGAGCTTGCGGTACGCTACAATGACATCTCCCCACTGGAGAACCACCACTGTGCTGTGGCTTTCCAGATCATTTCCCAGCCAGAATACAACATTTTCTCCAACGTCGACCAGGACCAATTTAAACAGATAAGACAG GGGATAATTACGTTAATCCTGGCTACAGACATGGCGAGACATGCAGAAATACTGGActctttcaaggaaaaaatggaaaattttgatTACTCAAATGAAGAACACATGACCTGT CTGAAGATGGTATTGATAAAATGCTGTGATATCTCCAATGAAGTCCGCCCGATGGAAGTAGCGGAGCCCTGGGTAGATTGCTTATTAGAGGAATATTTTATGCAG AGTGACCGAGAAAAATCCGAAGGGCTTCCAGTGGCACCATTCATGGACCGCGATAAAGTGACCAAGCCGACAGCACAGATTGGCTTCCTCAAGTTCGTTCTCATCCCCATGTTCGAAACAGTAACAAAG CTGTTTCCAGAAgtggaggaggtgatgctccAGCCCCTTTGGGAATCCAGGGACCGCTATGAGGAATTAAAACAGATAGATGATGCTATGAAAGAG ttgcagaagaagaaaagtgaaaatttgACCACCGGCAGTACCGACAAGTGA
- the PDE9A gene encoding high affinity cGMP-specific 3',5'-cyclic phosphodiesterase 9A isoform X4, with the protein MREEMAARNSRTNCPCKYSFLDENKRPTPRRDVPSYPKYMLSQETIEALRKPTFDVWLWEPNEMLSCLEHMYHDLGLVKDFNINPITLKRWLLCIHDNYRNNPFHNFRHCFCVTQMMYSMISLCSLQEKFSQIDILILMTAAVCHDLDHPGYNNTYQINARTELAVRYNDISPLENHHCAVAFQIISQPEYNIFSNVDQDQFKQIRQGIITLILATDMARHAEILDSFKEKMENFDYSNEEHMTCLKMVLIKCCDISNEVRPMEVAEPWVDCLLEEYFMQSDREKSEGLPVAPFMDRDKVTKPTAQIGFLKFVLIPMFETVTKLFPEVEEVMLQPLWESRDRYEELKQIDDAMKELQKKKSENLTTGSTDK; encoded by the exons ATGAGGGAGGAAATGGCAGCAAGAAACAGCAG gaCTAACTGTCCCTGCAAGTACAGCTTTTTGGACGAAAACAAGAGGCCGACTCCCCGGCGGGATGTACCATCCTACCCAAAG TACATGCTGTCCCAGGAGACCATTGAAGCACTTCGGAAACCAACCTTTGACGTCTGGCTGTGGGAGCCCAATGAG ATGCTGAGTTGTTTGGAACATATGTACCATGATCTTGGGTTGGTAAAAGACTTCAACATCAATCCTATCACGTTAAAAAGGTGGTTG ctgtgtaTTCATGACAATTACAGAAACAACCCCTTTCATAATTTCCGGCACTGCTTCTGTGTGACCCAGATGATGTACAGCATGATATCGCTCTGCAGCCTCCAG gAGAAATTTTCCCAAATTGACATCTTGATTCTCATGACTGCAGCAGTATGCCATGACTTGGACCATCCAGGCTATAACAATAC CTATCAGATAAACGCACGAACTGAGCTTGCGGTACGCTACAATGACATCTCCCCACTGGAGAACCACCACTGTGCTGTGGCTTTCCAGATCATTTCCCAGCCAGAATACAACATTTTCTCCAACGTCGACCAGGACCAATTTAAACAGATAAGACAG GGGATAATTACGTTAATCCTGGCTACAGACATGGCGAGACATGCAGAAATACTGGActctttcaaggaaaaaatggaaaattttgatTACTCAAATGAAGAACACATGACCTGT CTGAAGATGGTATTGATAAAATGCTGTGATATCTCCAATGAAGTCCGCCCGATGGAAGTAGCGGAGCCCTGGGTAGATTGCTTATTAGAGGAATATTTTATGCAG AGTGACCGAGAAAAATCCGAAGGGCTTCCAGTGGCACCATTCATGGACCGCGATAAAGTGACCAAGCCGACAGCACAGATTGGCTTCCTCAAGTTCGTTCTCATCCCCATGTTCGAAACAGTAACAAAG CTGTTTCCAGAAgtggaggaggtgatgctccAGCCCCTTTGGGAATCCAGGGACCGCTATGAGGAATTAAAACAGATAGATGATGCTATGAAAGAG ttgcagaagaagaaaagtgaaaatttgACCACCGGCAGTACCGACAAGTGA